A window of Elusimicrobiota bacterium genomic DNA:
CTTGAATTGATATGGGAAATTATTGATGAAGCGAACAGAGTGATTGATTCTGAAAAACCGTGGCTTCTTTTTAAGACAGACCCAAAACGGCTACAATTTGTTTTTGAGAACCTTTTTTCAGTAGTTGAAACAATCGCAAAAGCAATAGGTCCATTTATGCCTGATACAGCAGAGAAACTGAAAAAAATAATCGCTGAAAAACAGGTTCAAAAACCGCTTTTTCCGAGAATAAATGATTGATGGGGGCGGGAGGAGGTGCAATGTTTAACGACATAATCAAATTCGGGCGTGAGATGATGTTTCAGGGGCTTAATAATTCGCATAGCGGGAATGTCTCGTGCCGCCGAGCAAATACGATTTATATCACCCGACACGGTGCACGGCTTGGCGATTTATCATATCAAGATTTTGTAGCAGTAAATCTCAAAGACGAAAAAAGAGATAAAGATGCATCAGTTGAAATTAAAGCACACCGTGCAATTTATCTCGCAAACTCTGAAGTTCAAGCGATAATACACGCGCATCCGCCCAACGCAATTGCGCTTTCATTAAACTGCGAAAAAATAATACCGATTGATATGGAAGGGAATTACTATCTACCTGAAATACCTGTTTTAACAGAATGTAAAGAGACAATCTCATCAGAATGTGTTGCCGAGAATCTACCGCAAATGTTAGGTAAATACAAGGTTGTTGTCGTAAAAGGGCATGGTAGTTTTGCAGTTGGCAAAAATTTTGAAGAAGCATATCTGTATACTTCTGTCTGTGAAAGTGCATCTAAGATAATTATCTTCAATAGAATAACGCAGATGAAATCAGCGGTAATCAGCGATTAAAATCAGCGGCAATCTGCGTTAAAAAAGGAGTTGAAATGACGAAAAAAATTCTGTTATGGGCTGGGTTTATTATCGGTATCGTGATTGTTGCATTCCCATCGTTGATGCTTGTAGAACGGATTCGGAAAGTGGCAGTAAAAAAAGGAAAACCTAAAGAACCGATAAAACAGGAAATAACACAAAAACCAGAACCTGTAAAAGAAAAAAGCAACTATCCAAAAATAACAGAAAACGGTGTTGTTTTCCAGTATAAAGATGATACTGCACAGAAAGTTTTTGTTGCTGGAACTTTTAATAACTGGGATGGCAGACAAGGTATAATGACGAAAAATGC
This region includes:
- a CDS encoding class II aldolase/adducin family protein, yielding MFNDIIKFGREMMFQGLNNSHSGNVSCRRANTIYITRHGARLGDLSYQDFVAVNLKDEKRDKDASVEIKAHRAIYLANSEVQAIIHAHPPNAIALSLNCEKIIPIDMEGNYYLPEIPVLTECKETISSECVAENLPQMLGKYKVVVVKGHGSFAVGKNFEEAYLYTSVCESASKIIIFNRITQMKSAVISD
- a CDS encoding glycogen-binding domain-containing protein; this encodes MTKKILLWAGFIIGIVIVAFPSLMLVERIRKVAVKKGKPKEPIKQEITQKPEPVKEKSNYPKITENGVVFQYKDDTAQKVFVAGTFNNWDGRQGIMTKNADGVWESILKVKPGRYNYKFKADGNWVIDPQNPVSADDGKGGRVSVLIVE